The DNA sequence GCACCCAATCCAAATCTGGGGCTAAAGCCTCCAAGGTCAATTCACCATTAATAGAAGACAACAGCTTAAACAAATTATCAACCTGCTGTGGTTCCTTAGTTCCTACCACACACTGCGCAATACATTCGGCGTTCAATAATCCCGGGCGGTAGGTTTGCAGGGCTTCCCATACACGGTCTTTTTGCCCTTGGGTAAACATCACTGCACAGGCATCATCTACAAACCCCATAAAATTCTGGTAATTATCTGGCCCGCCATTACCCGGGCAGCTATCCTGGAATCCACTCGGGCAGGTTCCTGCGTAGGTCTGGGTTTGCTTTTCCGTATCGGCCACCAAATCATCGTAGACGGGGTCAGGGCAACAGACACCAGGATTACAATTCGGCGGAGGAGTCACATTGCCCCACGGGTGCAACAGATTAAGATAGTGGCCAATCTCGTGGGTGCAAGTACGCCCCAAATCATAAGGTGCAGTAGCAGTCCCCCCCCTACCAAAGCGATCATACTGGATATAAACGCCGTCTTCGGCGCGAGGTACTTCACCACTCGCTATCTCTGTAGGGAAAATACCAATCCCGGCAACACCATTGAAATCAAGGTCGGCCACCCAGATATTGAGGTAGCAATCGGTACACCAGGCTGAGCTTCCTCCCAGCTCATCATAACAAAGATTGCGGCGCCCCTCGGTAAAATCATTGCCAATGCCTTCCACCGAAGTAGGCGTGAAAATGATCCCGGAATGCGGATTCCCCAAAGGGTCTTGGTCAGCCAGGACAAAATTGATCTCCATGTCCGCAAACTTATTTTGGTACCAATTAATGACTCCATTCCCATTATCTAAGTCAGCATTTGCGGCCCTAAAATCTTCATTGAGCACTGCTATCTGGGAGTTGATTTGGGCCTCCGTAAGCCTTTGAGCATCATTGTAGTAAACATTATGCACCACTACCGGAATGGTGATGGTCGTCAATGGAGCAGCAGCTACTTCCACGCTTGGGGAGGGGGTTGTAGCGCGGCTGGCGCACCAATCTTGGGCCGTAAGATGAAAGGAAAGCAGGAGAAGTAAGAAGAAGAGTTTGGTCGTGAATTGCGCGTTAATCATAATATTGAAGTTTTAGCTGGACATTCGACGAAAGTGCAGCTTATTCTTCCTCTTCCTGGCGCATAGCTTCGGGCAGTTGCTTGGAGGTACGAGCACCTAGTTTTCGTAGCTTTTCGGCACGTCCGACCAAGGTCTGGTTGTAACGCTTACCTTCGGAGAGCTTGTACATGGCCGCCGAATAGGCGTTGTGTACGCTGTCCAGGCGCTGGCCTACCAGTTGGAGGTCTTCTACGAAGTTAACGAACTTATCGTACAACTGGCCGCTTTGGCGCGCTATTTCCTGTACACTGCGTTGCTGTTTCTCTTGTTTCCAAATGTAGGAAACCGTACGCATGGTAGCCAGAAGTGTGGAATTGGTGACCATAACGATGTTATCATCCAACGCATCAAGAAACAAGCGCTGGTCTTGCTGTACGGCCAGGGCAAAAGCGGGCTCAATGGGAATAAACAAGAGCAAGTAATCCGGGGAATTGATTTGATACAAATCCTGGTACTTCTTCTTGCTCAGACCTTTGATGTGGGCACGAACACTTTCGAGATGCAATTTCAACGCGGTGGCCCGCTGGGTATCATCTTCGGCGCTGCAATAGCGATCGTAAGCCGTAAGTGAAACTTTGCAGTCGATCACCAGGTGTTTGTTTTCCGGTAAGTTGATGATAAAATCGGGCCGTTTGAGTTTGCCTTCCTGATCACGGAAGGAGGATTGCGTGCGATAGTGCACTTCTTTTTGCAAGCCAGCCTTTTCGAGCAAGAGTTCTAGCTGCACCTCTCCCCAGTCGCCCTGGGTTTTGTTATCGCCTTTGAGGGCGGCGGTAAGGTTGCTGGCATCAAGACTGAGTTGTTGGTTGAGATCGCGCAGTTGCTCAATTTCTTTTTTCAGGCTTACACGATCACGGGTTTCTTCCAGATAACGGCGCTCAATATTGTCTTCGAAGGTTTTGATTTTTTCCTTCAGGGGATCCAGCAGATGCTGGAGTTGATTGTGATTTTGTTCTGTAAACTTCTTGCTTTTCTCCTCAAGGAGGCGGTTGGCCATCGACTCGAAGGCCAGGCGGTTGGTCTGCTGCAATTCCTGCATCTCCTGGAGCTGTGCCGCTAGTTTTTCTTGAAGGTATTCCAAGCGTGTTCTTTCGGTAGCCAGAGCTGCAGAAAGATCGCGCTCGGTTTCCGTTTTTTCGTGGAGGTTGGCCTGTAATACATCGGCTTGTTCCAGCAGTGCTTCGTGAACCGCTTTGGGGACATAAGTAACTGCAATTTGATCGCTGGAAACATAGTCATTACTGACTTTCAATCGTTGCCACCAGTAACCAAGCACAAAGCCTAGTAGTAGCCCGATGATCAAAAACAGAAAAGCCAGTAATATAGGATCCGCCATGCTCTTAGTATTCAAGGTTAACCACAGGGCAATTTACAAAATGTTTTAAATAAAATGATATTTAAACTTTTATTGCACCCAAATAGGCAAGCTGCCTGGAAGACCCGAACGCAGTGAGGGGACCGCAAGGACGGCGTCCAAAAGAGAATTACTAATCAGGTACCAAGTAGAGGGTAAAGGGACTTTGATGGTTCCAAATTCGAAATTCCACCAAGTACCACGTACCTTGTACGATATTCTACTCACCCAAAATTCATTCGCTTACATGTCTGATACCGTACATTTTAAGGTCATTATTGTAGGAGCTGGGCTTTCGGGTATTGGCGCGGCTTACCATCTTCAGGACAAGTGCCCTGATCATGACTTCACGATCTTGGAAGCCAGGGAAAGCATGGGCGGCACCTGGGATTTGTTTCGTTATCCTGGTATTCGCTCCGACTCAGACATGTACACGCTGGGGTATTCTTTCAGTCCGTGGAAAGACCCAAAAGCTATTGCAGATGGCCCTTCGATTTTGGCCTACATCAAAAGCACCGCTGAAGCATTTGACATCGATAAAAAGATCAGGTACGACCACCGGGTAAGCACGGCGGATTGGAACAGCGATGAGAAAAACTGGCGCATTACAGCTCGTACAGCAAATGGAACAAAGGAGGTCAGCTACACTTGTAATTTTCTATTTATTTGCAGTGGTTACTACCGTTACGACCAGGGTTATTTGCCTGATTTTCCGGGTGTAAATCAGTACCAAGGCCAGCTCATACACCCCCAGCAGTGGCCGGAAGACCTGGATTATTGCGACAAAGATGTGGTGGTGATTGGTAGTGGTGCTACAGCGGTGACTTTGGTGCCTGAACTGGCCAAACAGGCCAAATCGGTGACCATGCTACAACGTACACCAACCTATATCATGAACTTGCCCAGTGAAGACTGGGTGGCCAATCAACTAAAGAAATTCCTGCCCAAAAGCTGGGCGCATACCTTGGCCCGCTGGAAGAACATCACTGTTGGTCTCCTCTTTTACCAAGTTTCACAACGCTGGCCAAATACCATCAAACGCTTTTTGCAAAAAGCCGCCCGCAAGGAACTGGGGCCCGATATTGCCATTGAGCACTTTGACCCTCCCTACGGGCCGTGGGATCAGCGACTGTGCCTGGTGCCTGATGGTGATTTGTTTCACAGCTTACGCGAAGGGAAAGCACAAATAATCACCGATCAGATAAAAACCTTTACCCCAGAAGGACTGGAGCTGCAATCGGGTACACAACTCAAGGCTGACCTCGTGGTAGCCGCTACAGGCTTGAAAATCCAGATCCTGGGCGGCATTCAATACAAGGTAGGCGGGGAAGCGCAAGACCTGGCAAAACTACACGCCTATCGGGGGGTAATGCTGAGTGATCTGCCCAACCTGGGTCTGGCCATTGGCTATACCAATGCCTCGTGGACCTTGAAATGCGACCTGAACTGCCAGTATATTTGTCGATTGCTCAACTATATGAAGGAGCACAATTACCAAGTGTGTACGCCCCGCTTTGATGCCAGCACCTACGACTCGGAGCCGCTCCTGGACCTGAGTGCGGGCTACGTACAGCGCGCACTGAACGACTTACCAAAACAGGGATCAGGTGGCCCGTGGAAAGTACACCAAAACTACTTCAAGGACCTGGTTTCGCTACGCTTTGGCGATCTTGCCGACGAGGCTTTGCAGTACGAATGATTTCAAAACTAGTTACGCGGAGGAATTAGCGCCCTTACCTGCTTCAATTCTTCGGGATTGAGGCGAGGGATAGCGATCTCCAATTGGCGGCGGACTGCATTGCTATCAGGCACTTTGGCCATGACCGACTGTAGTGTTTTGATGGCCGCGAGGTTGTTGGGGTCAATTTCCAAAAGGTTGGAGGCCGTCTTTCTGGCCGTAGAAAAATCCCCCAGATTTTGTGCAGCTTGTGCTTTGATACGCAGGGCAGAGGTGTCTTTGGGGTTTTGCTGAATTTGCGTATTGGCAGTAGCTATTTTCGCTTGTTCTTCCAGGTGACGCTCATCGTATTTTTTTCGGATCACTTGGGTAGCGATACTCTTATCAGCAGTTTTGTCCAAAAGATCCAAATCATGGCGAGCCTGGTTGAGATCATTGCGTTTCACGCTCACAGCGGCACGGGCGGTAAGTGCTTTGGTGTTTTCTGGATCTTGTTCCAGTGCTCTGGTCAAATCGTCGTGGGCTACATCATTATGGCCCGTACGGTATTCCAATAAGCCTTTTTGGAGCAGGGCTTGCACGTTCGTAGTATCGGTTTTCAGCATTTCGCGGTACACTTCAATGGCTCGTTCTTCCTGGCCGGTTTTGATGTAGCTATCTGCCTGAATAAGGCCCCATTTGGGGTTGGCCGCTACCCCACCCCGTTCTTCGATCACTTTTTCCAAGGTCGAAGCTGCTACTTCGTGGTTGTCTGTTTCGTGAGCTACCAGACCAAGAATCAGTTGAATAGTCATTTCGATTTCTTCTGTCAATTCTGCACTAGTGGCAATACTCGACAAGCTACTTATGGTATCAACGGTAGCTTCATTATTGATTTCAAAATCGGTGAGAGAAAAATGACTGTTTTCGATAAAACGGAATTTGGTGGTCACGATATCATTACCGTTTCTGTCTTCTTCGGTGGTTCCCCAAATGATCAACTGTGCTTTGCAAGGCAAACCAATAATGGAAGCCTGGCTACTGGTAAGCGGATACTCATCGGAAAAGACATCGATTTTCTTGGTAAATACGGAACCCTTTAGCCCATATTTCTCCATTTCAGTGGCCAAACGAATCCGGAGGGAGCGTTCAATCGGAGTAAGTTTCCCATCAAGAGGCTGAAAAGGCAAGACCATAATATTAAACTCAGAATCAGCCTCGTAAGGCGGGCATTTACCTTCTTCGGATTCCCCTTGGTCTACCACGATTGGAGTGGGGGCGGTATTGTTATTATTTTGAAAAACCCCACGAAGCATAAAAAAGGAAGCCGTAGCCAACACCAAGGCTGCGACCACGCCGATAACCATCCAGGGCGGGCTACTAGTGTTCGTTCCACTTTCGGTAGTTTTAAGGCTGGGTGCTGGGAGGCCTTCTTCAATACTCGCAAGACTAGCGAGCAGACCATCAGTAATTTGATTGACCGCGCGGCGTGCTTCGTCGAAGCTGATGGTATTGCGCTGTTGTTGCAGCTTCACGCGCTTGTATTGGGCTAGCAAATTGCTTACCGTATCCCGCCAGCTACTTACTGGTTCGGGATCCTGATTTAGATACTCGAGTAAACGCTCGGCAGCTTCTTCATTCTTTGCTTCAGCTATAAGCTTACGGATATTGGCCAGGGTGGCATTAGGGTCCATGATACGTTGGATTAAGTAGACTTTTAGTTTTAGGGGCTGAGTTCTTATTGTCAAAATTCGCGAAATCGGGTCGCTGCATCATGATCTTGATGCACCAATATACTAAACAACGCGCGAATGGTCAGAAAGCCACTTAAAAGGATGTTAAATTCTGTCCCTTTGTCGTTATCTTTTGTTAGAAATCGATGGTTGCTTATCTTGCGGCACTTTGAACCGACTGTCCTCTAACGCCACCCAATACCTGCTACCATGCGTAAACTAACTGCCGATTATATATTCACTGCCTCAGGTGCCCCAATGCAGCACCAGGTGATCGTTGTAGATCATGATGGTAAAATAATGAGTATCGATCCACTGAACCAACACGATCCTGCTAGTGTCGAATCTCATAGAGGAGTATTGATCCCCGGCTTTATCAACACCCACTGTCACTTGGAGTTGTCGCATATGAAAGGGAAAGTCGCTACGGGGACGAAGTTAATTCCCTTTATTACCAATGTGGTTCAGTTTCGGGACATGCCCCAGGAAGAAATCCTTGCTGCCATTGACCAAGCCGATCAAGAAATGTACGATGGCGGGATTGTTGCCGTGGGAGATATTTCCAATAAACTAGACACTGCGGTCCGTAAAGAGGCCAGTTTGATTAGGTATTACACTTTCGTGGAAATGTTCGACTTCCTGCAAGACGCGGCGGCAGAACAATGTGTAGCCAATAACTTCCCTGTTTATGAAGGGCAAGCACAAGGTGGCGGCAATCGGCGTTCGGCAGTGCCACATGCGCCTTATTCTGTCTCCAAAGAATTATTTCGTCGCCTCAATGAGCTCAACCAAGGACAAGGCACCGTAAGTATCCACAATCAGGAAACACCGCCGGAGAATGAGCTTTTTGAATACAAAACAGGCGACTTTCTGGATTTTTATGATGGCTTCAAAATTCCGTTGGACTTGTTTTCGGCAACAGGAAAAACAGCCATCCACTATGCTATGGATCACATGGATCCGCGCTGCCGGGCCTTGTTTGTCCACAATACCCTCACCACGCCTGAAGACATTGCCGCTGCGCAAGCTTGGGCCCAAAACGGCGCTTACTGGGCAACTTGTGCCAATGCCAACCTCTACATTGAGAACCGCCTACCCAATTACCAGCACTTCCTAGATGCTAACGCTAAAATGACCATTGGGACAGACAGCCTGACCTCCAACTGGCAATTATCCGTTTTGGAAGAACTCAAGACCATCCATCGTTTTCAGAGTTATGTCCCCTTCTCTACGCTGATCCAGTGGGCGACCCTCAACGGTGCGGAGGCCCTGCAATTTGATCAGGATCTAGGCAGTATTGAGGTAGGTAAAACGCCAGGGCTTAACCTATTGACTGGACTAGAAGGGAATGGGCCAGCGGATTTCCGTTTTGTGGCGCAGACGGGGGTTACAAGGTTGGTGTAATCGCCTTTTGAACCAGATATGGGACCTTAGATAGTTTTTTTTGAACATATGAGGGAGTATAAAGGGTGTATAAGTTTTTTTAATCACATAGGCACTGTCTTGTCCTGAAATAGGTTTACACAAAAGATGGTCAAAAACCATTAAATTGTGAAACAAATAAAGAATGGCAATCGCCGTTACAGTAAAACCTTGAAACGTAAGGTAGCGCAAGATTACCTTGCTGGCAAATTCAGTTATTCCGTTGGTGCGGAAGTTTATGGTCTTCGCAATGGAGGAGTTGTGAAGGAGTTCGTAAAGTGGTATGTAAAAACGGAGCAGTCGGAAAGAATGGCATCAGATATTGAGAAAGAGTTGTTGTCGGAAAATAGCGATGATGGATACAGTCAGCTTGATGTTAAGGCACTGGAAGCTGAATTAGTTGCTGCGCGGCTAAAAATATCGGGCCTTAAGACGTTGATAGAAGTAGCAGAGAAGGAGCTTGAAATTGACATCAGAAAAAAGTCTGGTACCAAACAGTAGTCCTGATGAAGCAGGCGTATCAGGATATTAGCCTTGGTACTATCTGCGAGCTGTTTGGTATGACAAGACAAGCTTATTATAAGCGTCAAAAACATCAGGAAAAGCAAGCCTTGGAAGCTGGGATTATCCTAGATTTGGTAAAATCAATACGAAAGAATCTTCCCCGAGTTGGAGTAAGAAAGCTGTATTTTATGCTTGGAAAAGACTTGGAGAAGCATCAAATAAAGTTGGGTCGTGATGGTTTTTTTGAGCTACTGGGGGTTCATAATATGCTTATTCGGCCTCGGCGCAGGAGTAGGAGAACGACGCACAGTTGGCATCATTTTTACAAGTACAAATGCCTAATATCGAGCTTTAATTCCCTGGGGATTAATCAGTTGTGGTTTAGTGATATTACTTACATAAATGTTGGTGATAAGTGGCACTACGTTATCTTTATAACTGATGCTTATTCCCATAAATTAATTGGGTATAACGTTGATGATAACATGAGTTCGAAGTTTTGTGAGGTAGCCCTTGAGCAAGCTTTGTCTCAATGGGAGAATAGAGAGGAGCAACTCATTCATCATTCTGATAGAGGAGTGCAATATTGTTCTGCTTTATATACCGATCGGCTCAAGGCATCAAATATAGAGATCAGTATGACTCAAGATGGTGACCCAAGAGAGAACGCTGTTGCGGAGCGCATTAACGGTATATTCAAAGGTGAATTCTTAATGGATCAGCGCTTTGAAAACCTGGCTGACGCAAGGGAAAAAATAGCTCGGATGGTATATTGCTATAACCATATTCGTCCTCACTCAAGTTGTGATTATTTGACTCCGGATCAAGCGCATCAAATGACGGGCCCATTAAAGAAAAGATGGAAGGCTAAGCAAGATGATAATATTCCATCAGCTTAAAAACTTGAATCCGGGGATAAAAATCTGCTACGGTTACGTAAACTACACCTCGCTTAGATCTTTTATCCCCGGATTCAATAGACAACCTAGTTTAGGACTAACAGTATTTGTTGACAACCTAATTTAGGACTAACTTCGTGAATGTAAACTTATTCTAGGACGACCAGTTTAAGTGTCAACTTTTTTCAGGACGGGACACACAATAGATTTTTCACATAGGCACAGAGGGTATTTACAGTTTCACCATCCTCACCACCGCTACCTTACCGGTTCCTTCTTCTTTTATTTTTACGAAGTAAAGGCCGGCGGATAAATGCTGCATATCCAGATGGTTTTGTCCGGGCAAGCACTGGATATTTTGGACGATAAGCCCTGCCTGGGAGACGATTTGGATATCCGCTTGGGCTTGTAAGCCGGATACGGTAAACCTACCAGAGGTGGGATTGGGGTGAATGAACAGGGGCGTTGTAGCCGTCAAGGTTTCATTATCGAGGGCCATGCCATCCCAGTTGAGGGTTCTGCGGGGGCTCTCCAGGTCGGCGGTGCTGATCCATTTGGTACGAAGGTAGGCCGAAGCGGCTTGCATCTCTACCTCCGTGAGCGCGCGATCGTACAAGATTAACTCTCCGATTTTTCCTTCCCATTGGGTATCCGTGTAGTAGACTTCGTCGAAAGACCTTTCCGTCATGACGGTGCCTAGAATGCAAAATTCCAGCGGATTGGCGGTAATTAGTGGATCCACTATTGCCCCGTTGAGATAAGTGGTGCCATTGAGGGTACGCGCTGGGGCACTGTTGCTGTAGAGTTGGGTAGGATCGGAATGGCTAGGGATATTGACCGAAAGGCCCTCGAAAGGAGCACGATTTGGGAAAGTGATCGGGTTTTCTTCGTAAGCCATTAAGATGGTTTGGTAGCCTGTCTCGCTTTGCGCAATGCGCTGTAACCAGATGGTCGCAAAATCGGCGACGCCCAGACCATTTTGGTAATTTGAACGATAGGCATACCAATTGTCATCGGCCCAACTATTGCCATTACTGAACGACCAACCATACAGCGAACTCGTAGGTAATTGAGGGTTGTCAATGGTCTCGTCGCCGTTTAAATCCGCGGCATCCATGCGAATGATCAGGCCGGGAATGGTGCCTGGATCTTGAGGAACAATGGCATTAGGTGGTCGCTGGGCTGCTACATAGTAGAAGCCGGCTTCTTGAGGAGCAAAGACAGTTCCGGTATGAATGGGCGTACCACAACTTTCCTGATCGTACCAATGGTAAATTAATGCCGGATCGGGATCAACAATCCCTAGTTCTGTATCACTTAAGGCTTCAACATCGGGTGTCGTTTGCACGATGACGGCAAAACCCTGGATATTTTCACTGAGCGCGCCAGTGGAATTATTGACTGCCGCAACGTAGTAATTCCCAGACAAAAGCGGTTGAAAAGTCGTGCCGATATTTAAAAGCTGCGTTGCTTTGGCATCCGCAAACCAATAATAAGTATGATCGGCTGAAGGAGTTGCTATCCTAACCTGGCAATCACCATCTTGAACCACTACCAGGTCTAAAGCCGTAAATGGTGCTGTATACCCTACCAAAAGGGTGTTGACGGAAGCCGTCTGGTTATCATCTTTAACCACATAACGGTAAGCCCCAGCCACCAGGTCTTTTCGGGTAGCCTGACCTTGAACCAGGTGATTGCGGACAAAGTCGGCCGTCGCATCCGTACCAACGATTTCCAGCTCTTGCAACTGCGTAGCGATGTCTCCGTGGTTTTCCTGTACGAATAAACGGTAATACTGGTAGGCCACATTATTGCTAAATACGAAGCTCCTACGTTGAAAACGGCTGGTAAAATTTTGGTTTATTTGCTGATCGAGTATCGTCCAATTTGTGCCGTCGTTGGAACCTTGAAATTGCCAATTTTTAGGATCGCGTTCCGGCACGTCATCGGCCGAAGTGATCACGTAATAGCTTACCGGCGTGGGTGCTGCTAACTGATAACCGATATAAGTATTGGTGGCCATAGCGTGCAGCCATTTGGTATTCAGGTCATCGTCAAAAGCAAATGCGGGCTCATGCCCCCAAGTGGTGCCACTGACCAGGATACTGCTGGGCGATGGGCTGGTAAGATCCGTATTAGGCTGATCATACCAATCAATGGTATAAGGAGGTTGCCCTCCCGTAATATCCAGATAAATGCTCCCCGAAGCGACGTCCAGGCCGGAAGGAAAGACCATCTCCGTCACCGCAATTGGATCGGCCGTTGTCATCAAGCTGATGCTTTGTATTTTTGAACAACCCGAGCCGACAGCTACCGTAACAGAATACTCACCATCCGGCAAACCCTCAATGGTAGGTGTAGTAGCCCCAGTAGACCACAAATAATTCAAAGCTGCGGAGGGGTAAATCTCGTCCTCCAATGTCAAAGTCCAATTACCATCTGCATAGGAAGAACATATCTCTGGGTTGAGTAACGGCTCACTCATGATACTGACTTCCTCCTTGATTCCACAACCATTGGCATCCACCACAAAGAAGGTATAATCACCCGCAGGGAGATTCGTAACAGGATTGGCTTGTGCTTCACCATCGAGGTAAATTTCGTAGGGCGCCTCTCCTCCAGAGATGGAAAAATCTACCCAGCCGTTGGCCGTTCCTGAACAATCGGCTCCTTGTACGTAGGGGGTGCTCGCGAGTGTATAAGTGCTCACCGCTGCCTGGTTGATTGTCCATTTGAGTTCTTGATAGGGTTCAGGATAGGTATCCGCAAATTTGGGATCAAATCGGACCAATGGATTGTTATCCCGCACTGAAAAAACCAGCTCATAGCTATCGCAAGCGTCGAAAGTCACCTCAACCGTTTCGGTATCCGTAGCAATGACCTTGCCGTTTAGCCGCCACTCGTAAGCTTGGGTATTGGGCTCAGGTTTTACTACGTTTACAGAAAAAGTGAGGGTTTCCGTACCATTTACTATCAGATCGCCGGTAGCCGGTTGTGGATTTTCAATGACATCAACGTATTTGTACAGATAGCAAATCACGCGTTGAATGCAGGGAGAGCACAGTTCCAAACCATAATCCTCGCCAAAGCCTCCGGCACCCATGAAACAGCCGCGGGCCGTCGGGCGATGACATCCGAAGTAGTTGGTCATTGCACCTTCAAAGGCCCCAAATTTATCCAGGTAGACTGCTGTGTAAGGTGTAGGAATTGGCGTTCCGGGCTCAATCCACAAGCGCCAGGGAATGTCTTCAACGTTGAGCTGTCCGGTAGTATTGGGTGTTTCCCAACACTGGCTATTCGACCATTCGCCGCTGGCCGAATATTCATCCAACAAACCGGGCATGGTGTGGCCAAACTCGTGCAGGAAGGTCTCCCACCCCATACCGTACATTTTGCCATCCCCTACCCTGGCTTCCCGGTTGAGACCGGCACCACCACCGCCGCCGTATTTCGTAGAAGAGAAAAAGCTTACCCATCCAGTGCGATCATTTGCCCAAGGCAGAAATACCGCATCGCGTAATGCCTGGATCGTACCAAAAGTCCAACCGGTATTATCGTCTGGCGCATCGGGCCACCAAAAGGTATAGAGGTTGAAAAAATTACGGTACTGCGCGTAAGGCACTTGGGCCAGCTCGTGCCCTTGTTCGAAAGCCTTCAAAAGGTTATTTTCATAAAGCGTGGTAAAATCCTCCTTGTCATTAAAAGAATCCCCACGGTTTTGAATCACCCAATTGATCCGGTTGTCTTTTGCACCGGAATAGAGCATGGTATCAATTTCTTGAACGGCCAGAATGGCCCCGATGTCTTGGGAAATCAGCGGCGTAGCCAAAGTCAGCAAAAAGAGAATCAGGCAAAGCGCTGGGCGGAAGGTAATCTTGTGGCTCATGGAGGATAAGTAGTCTTGTTGCTGCTAAGTTACGAAGAGTCTCTGAGAGGAAAGTATAATCGTATTTGTCGATCATCCCACCTGATCGTATGATCGTATTGGTACGATCACCCCCCCAATCGTATGATCGTGTTGGTACGATCAGGGTAAGGAGTTAAGGGGGAAGTCGGAAGTGGGTATTATTAGGTCTACCTAGTGATGTACACTCCTCTTGGTCTCCGTATATCCCACTACTTCCGACCTCTGACTTCTGATCTCCGACTTTGACGCCAATCGTATGATCGTATTGGTACGATTACCCCCTCCCCTACAAAAGCTCGCCCTACTTGTACAACCTTGCCTGCTTGATATAAATCTTCCGTTCACTCACCTGAGAGTCTACTTTAAATTCAATATCCAGTCCAAAATCCTGCTCGGTGCAATTGCAATCATGGGGGACATTTTGGTAAAAATACTTCTTGAGGGCCAGGCAGTAGTTACCCAGTTCCATCAATTCCGCATTGGTCAGCACCGTTTGGCCGTTCAATTCAGGGATATTGGAAAATGTCAGGTATTCCG is a window from the Lewinella sp. LCG006 genome containing:
- a CDS encoding M43 family zinc metalloprotease, giving the protein MINAQFTTKLFFLLLLLSFHLTAQDWCASRATTPSPSVEVAAAPLTTITIPVVVHNVYYNDAQRLTEAQINSQIAVLNEDFRAANADLDNGNGVINWYQNKFADMEINFVLADQDPLGNPHSGIIFTPTSVEGIGNDFTEGRRNLCYDELGGSSAWCTDCYLNIWVADLDFNGVAGIGIFPTEIASGEVPRAEDGVYIQYDRFGRGGTATAPYDLGRTCTHEIGHYLNLLHPWGNVTPPPNCNPGVCCPDPVYDDLVADTEKQTQTYAGTCPSGFQDSCPGNGGPDNYQNFMGFVDDACAVMFTQGQKDRVWEALQTYRPGLLNAECIAQCVVGTKEPQQVDNLFKLLSSINGELTLEALAPDLDWVLYNVLGQELASWKTELSGGFTQRVPGAVSGIHFLVAKKGELWQVRKVLL
- a CDS encoding DNA recombination protein RmuC — its product is MADPILLAFLFLIIGLLLGFVLGYWWQRLKVSNDYVSSDQIAVTYVPKAVHEALLEQADVLQANLHEKTETERDLSAALATERTRLEYLQEKLAAQLQEMQELQQTNRLAFESMANRLLEEKSKKFTEQNHNQLQHLLDPLKEKIKTFEDNIERRYLEETRDRVSLKKEIEQLRDLNQQLSLDASNLTAALKGDNKTQGDWGEVQLELLLEKAGLQKEVHYRTQSSFRDQEGKLKRPDFIINLPENKHLVIDCKVSLTAYDRYCSAEDDTQRATALKLHLESVRAHIKGLSKKKYQDLYQINSPDYLLLFIPIEPAFALAVQQDQRLFLDALDDNIVMVTNSTLLATMRTVSYIWKQEKQQRSVQEIARQSGQLYDKFVNFVEDLQLVGQRLDSVHNAYSAAMYKLSEGKRYNQTLVGRAEKLRKLGARTSKQLPEAMRQEEEE
- a CDS encoding flavin-containing monooxygenase produces the protein MVPNSKFHQVPRTLYDILLTQNSFAYMSDTVHFKVIIVGAGLSGIGAAYHLQDKCPDHDFTILEARESMGGTWDLFRYPGIRSDSDMYTLGYSFSPWKDPKAIADGPSILAYIKSTAEAFDIDKKIRYDHRVSTADWNSDEKNWRITARTANGTKEVSYTCNFLFICSGYYRYDQGYLPDFPGVNQYQGQLIHPQQWPEDLDYCDKDVVVIGSGATAVTLVPELAKQAKSVTMLQRTPTYIMNLPSEDWVANQLKKFLPKSWAHTLARWKNITVGLLFYQVSQRWPNTIKRFLQKAARKELGPDIAIEHFDPPYGPWDQRLCLVPDGDLFHSLREGKAQIITDQIKTFTPEGLELQSGTQLKADLVVAATGLKIQILGGIQYKVGGEAQDLAKLHAYRGVMLSDLPNLGLAIGYTNASWTLKCDLNCQYICRLLNYMKEHNYQVCTPRFDASTYDSEPLLDLSAGYVQRALNDLPKQGSGGPWKVHQNYFKDLVSLRFGDLADEALQYE
- a CDS encoding amidohydrolase family protein — protein: MRKLTADYIFTASGAPMQHQVIVVDHDGKIMSIDPLNQHDPASVESHRGVLIPGFINTHCHLELSHMKGKVATGTKLIPFITNVVQFRDMPQEEILAAIDQADQEMYDGGIVAVGDISNKLDTAVRKEASLIRYYTFVEMFDFLQDAAAEQCVANNFPVYEGQAQGGGNRRSAVPHAPYSVSKELFRRLNELNQGQGTVSIHNQETPPENELFEYKTGDFLDFYDGFKIPLDLFSATGKTAIHYAMDHMDPRCRALFVHNTLTTPEDIAAAQAWAQNGAYWATCANANLYIENRLPNYQHFLDANAKMTIGTDSLTSNWQLSVLEELKTIHRFQSYVPFSTLIQWATLNGAEALQFDQDLGSIEVGKTPGLNLLTGLEGNGPADFRFVAQTGVTRLV
- a CDS encoding IS3 family transposase, with protein sequence MKQAYQDISLGTICELFGMTRQAYYKRQKHQEKQALEAGIILDLVKSIRKNLPRVGVRKLYFMLGKDLEKHQIKLGRDGFFELLGVHNMLIRPRRRSRRTTHSWHHFYKYKCLISSFNSLGINQLWFSDITYINVGDKWHYVIFITDAYSHKLIGYNVDDNMSSKFCEVALEQALSQWENREEQLIHHSDRGVQYCSALYTDRLKASNIEISMTQDGDPRENAVAERINGIFKGEFLMDQRFENLADAREKIARMVYCYNHIRPHSSCDYLTPDQAHQMTGPLKKRWKAKQDDNIPSA